The following proteins are encoded in a genomic region of Asterias amurensis chromosome 5, ASM3211899v1:
- the LOC139937865 gene encoding protein NATD1-like isoform X2 → MSTMAEASSQDLVVDHDIQNKTFYIQLAGVAEKAVLNYDVLEADTVDLHHTGVPVSMRGKGIAKILAKAALDHFVAQNTNMKLTCTYLQKYFKENPLPQYKERVVDL, encoded by the exons ATGTCAACAATGGCGGAGGCTTCATCACAAGATCTTGTGGTTGATCATGACATACAAAACAAGACTTTCTACATTCAACTAG CTGGTGTAGCGGAAAAGGCGGTACTAAATTATGATGTTCTGGAAGCAGACACGGTTGATTTGCATCACACTGGTGTTCCTGTGTCCATGAGGGGGAAGGGGATTGCTAAGATCTTGGCAAAG GCTGCCTTGGACCACTTTGTCGCCCAGAACACCAACATGAAACTCACCTGCACCTATCTCCAGAAGTACTTCAAGGAGAATCCCTTACCTCAATACAAAGAAAGGGTCGTTGACCTATGA
- the LOC139937695 gene encoding TELO2-interacting protein 2-like isoform X1 translates to MTELNNVLKKLIETTGHKNKCTQDTELGNVCCKVKELLQQPANIPAWYMSQEGRDCLIKAIISLADRAGFPQLLSNEKDEQDCNKEFSRVTALAASTLTAILTYLKDGHSSLVHTNDPLEEESQRLARGILRAVTPHCLVLIAMHRDQNNSWTDRQAKQATEDLSNVLCQISDCSSTSCLLSEGLSKDQDQDSQGFFSPVLDLLKERLTREKWEKEPAARQAFSWCLLQMKHPHLGEHLERVLPPSLLFVDDHKVANKLLGIRCLKHIINNVNPTELRWYGRAMVIYEALHHQLFSQKPALIVQLLPCLISILAVVERSPHKADEPRNPNRYDSVLQIVLNSMEFEQTLALRQAYAQHLHLFIDSMGITVLRSIKRIIRVIVKYLEVSDGQDDVSRMNILLSLTSLIHQAWPRMQSHWEVLVTVLLKLMHNVCDESYTSTQTVRQCLLDRSAECLILLRRCCNEDLKKALEDIHLISSKENSQMQHIIKKVLDAS, encoded by the exons ATGACGGAGCTTAATAATGTTCTGAAGAAGCTGATTGAGACAACtggacacaaaaataaatgcacTCAAGATACG gaGTTGGGCAACGTTTGCTGCAAGGTGAAAGAGCTACTTCAGCAACCAGCAAATATTCCTGCTTGGTACATGTCTCAAGAAGGAAGAGACTGTCTGATAAAAGCTATCATATCATTGGCTGATAGGGCTGGGTTCCCTCAACTGCTGTCCAATGAAAAGGATG AACAAGATTGTAACAAGGAATTCTCCAGAGTCACAGCACTCGCTGCGTCCACATTAACAGCTATTCTGACATACCTTAAGGATGGACACAGTTCATTGGTCCATACCAACGACCCGCTGGAGGAAGAGTCTCAGCGATTGGCCAGAGGTATTCTACGAGCCGTGACGCCTCATTGCCTGGTTCTCATTGCTATGCACCGAGACCAGAATAATTCGTGGACTGATAGGCAGGCAAAACAAGCCACTGAGG ATCTCAGCAACGTACTCTGCCAGATATCAGACTGTAGCTCGACTTCTTGTCTACTCAGTGAAGGCCTCTCCAAggaccaagaccaagacagtCAAGGTTTCTTCAGTCCCGTTCTAGATCTTCTTAAGGAAAGATTGACGAGGGAGAAATGGGAGAAAGAACCCGCTGCTAGGCAAGCCTTCAGTTGGTGTCTGTTGCAAATGAAG CATCCTCATCTTGGAGAACATCTGGAAAGAGTCCTTCCTCCTTCGTTACTTTTTGTCGATGACCATAAG GTAGCCAACAAGTTGTTAGGCATTCGGTGCTTAAAGCACATTATAAACAATGTG AATCCTACTGAGCTACGGTGGTATGGCCGAGCCATGGTCATTTACGAAGCCCTTCACCATCAGCTGTTCTCACAGAAGCCTGCCCTCATTGTTCAGCTCCTGCCATGCTTGATAAGCATTCTGGCTGTTGTAGAGAGGTCTCCCCATAAAGCTGATGAACCAAGAAAT CCAAATCGTTACGACAGTGTCTTGCAGATCGTACTGAACAGCATGGAGTTTGAGCAGACATTGGCGCTTCGTCAGGCGTACgctcaacatttgcatctctTCATTGACTCTATGGGGATTACTGTGCTTCGGAGTATCAAG AGAATAATTCGTGTGATTGTGAAATACCTGGAGGTTTCTGATGGGCAAGATGACGTATCTAGGATGAACATATTGCTGTCACTTACTTCACTTATACATCAGGCGTGGCCAAg GATGCAAAGCCACTGGGAGGTTCTTGTGACAGTATTGCTGAAGCTGATGCACAATGTCTGTGATGAATCCTATACATCAACACAAACAG TGAGACAGTGTTTACTGGACAGGAGTGCGGAATGCTTGATACTACTTAGAAGATGCTGCAATGAGGATCTTAAGAAAGCTCTGGAAGATATTCATCTTATAAGCAGTAAGGAGAACAGTCAAATGCAACACATCATCAAGAAGGTTCTTGACGCAAGCTGA
- the LOC139937695 gene encoding TELO2-interacting protein 2-like isoform X2 yields the protein MTELNNVLKKLIETTGHKNKCTQDTELGNVCCKVKELLQQPANIPAWYMSQEGRDCLIKAIISLADRAGFPQLLSNEKDDCNKEFSRVTALAASTLTAILTYLKDGHSSLVHTNDPLEEESQRLARGILRAVTPHCLVLIAMHRDQNNSWTDRQAKQATEDLSNVLCQISDCSSTSCLLSEGLSKDQDQDSQGFFSPVLDLLKERLTREKWEKEPAARQAFSWCLLQMKHPHLGEHLERVLPPSLLFVDDHKVANKLLGIRCLKHIINNVNPTELRWYGRAMVIYEALHHQLFSQKPALIVQLLPCLISILAVVERSPHKADEPRNPNRYDSVLQIVLNSMEFEQTLALRQAYAQHLHLFIDSMGITVLRSIKRIIRVIVKYLEVSDGQDDVSRMNILLSLTSLIHQAWPRMQSHWEVLVTVLLKLMHNVCDESYTSTQTVRQCLLDRSAECLILLRRCCNEDLKKALEDIHLISSKENSQMQHIIKKVLDAS from the exons ATGACGGAGCTTAATAATGTTCTGAAGAAGCTGATTGAGACAACtggacacaaaaataaatgcacTCAAGATACG gaGTTGGGCAACGTTTGCTGCAAGGTGAAAGAGCTACTTCAGCAACCAGCAAATATTCCTGCTTGGTACATGTCTCAAGAAGGAAGAGACTGTCTGATAAAAGCTATCATATCATTGGCTGATAGGGCTGGGTTCCCTCAACTGCTGTCCAATGAAAAGGATG ATTGTAACAAGGAATTCTCCAGAGTCACAGCACTCGCTGCGTCCACATTAACAGCTATTCTGACATACCTTAAGGATGGACACAGTTCATTGGTCCATACCAACGACCCGCTGGAGGAAGAGTCTCAGCGATTGGCCAGAGGTATTCTACGAGCCGTGACGCCTCATTGCCTGGTTCTCATTGCTATGCACCGAGACCAGAATAATTCGTGGACTGATAGGCAGGCAAAACAAGCCACTGAGG ATCTCAGCAACGTACTCTGCCAGATATCAGACTGTAGCTCGACTTCTTGTCTACTCAGTGAAGGCCTCTCCAAggaccaagaccaagacagtCAAGGTTTCTTCAGTCCCGTTCTAGATCTTCTTAAGGAAAGATTGACGAGGGAGAAATGGGAGAAAGAACCCGCTGCTAGGCAAGCCTTCAGTTGGTGTCTGTTGCAAATGAAG CATCCTCATCTTGGAGAACATCTGGAAAGAGTCCTTCCTCCTTCGTTACTTTTTGTCGATGACCATAAG GTAGCCAACAAGTTGTTAGGCATTCGGTGCTTAAAGCACATTATAAACAATGTG AATCCTACTGAGCTACGGTGGTATGGCCGAGCCATGGTCATTTACGAAGCCCTTCACCATCAGCTGTTCTCACAGAAGCCTGCCCTCATTGTTCAGCTCCTGCCATGCTTGATAAGCATTCTGGCTGTTGTAGAGAGGTCTCCCCATAAAGCTGATGAACCAAGAAAT CCAAATCGTTACGACAGTGTCTTGCAGATCGTACTGAACAGCATGGAGTTTGAGCAGACATTGGCGCTTCGTCAGGCGTACgctcaacatttgcatctctTCATTGACTCTATGGGGATTACTGTGCTTCGGAGTATCAAG AGAATAATTCGTGTGATTGTGAAATACCTGGAGGTTTCTGATGGGCAAGATGACGTATCTAGGATGAACATATTGCTGTCACTTACTTCACTTATACATCAGGCGTGGCCAAg GATGCAAAGCCACTGGGAGGTTCTTGTGACAGTATTGCTGAAGCTGATGCACAATGTCTGTGATGAATCCTATACATCAACACAAACAG TGAGACAGTGTTTACTGGACAGGAGTGCGGAATGCTTGATACTACTTAGAAGATGCTGCAATGAGGATCTTAAGAAAGCTCTGGAAGATATTCATCTTATAAGCAGTAAGGAGAACAGTCAAATGCAACACATCATCAAGAAGGTTCTTGACGCAAGCTGA
- the LOC139937865 gene encoding protein NATD1-like isoform X1 has protein sequence MSFAFCLKLVLNKCPAIYCRVHRVDRHLLNTVNRVRTLPVCSSYSGVSVFTRAAMSTMAEASSQDLVVDHDIQNKTFYIQLAGVAEKAVLNYDVLEADTVDLHHTGVPVSMRGKGIAKILAKAALDHFVAQNTNMKLTCTYLQKYFKENPLPQYKERVVDL, from the exons ATGAGTTTCGCTTTTTGCCTCAAACTTGTTCTCAACAAATGCCCTGCCATTTATTGCAGGGTTCATAGAGTTGATAGACACTTACTCAATACAGTTAACCGTGTGAGAACTTTACCGGTTTGTTCCAGTTATTCTGGTGTTAGTGTTTTTACGAGGGCAGCGATGTCAACAATGGCGGAGGCTTCATCACAAGATCTTGTGGTTGATCATGACATACAAAACAAGACTTTCTACATTCAACTAG CTGGTGTAGCGGAAAAGGCGGTACTAAATTATGATGTTCTGGAAGCAGACACGGTTGATTTGCATCACACTGGTGTTCCTGTGTCCATGAGGGGGAAGGGGATTGCTAAGATCTTGGCAAAG GCTGCCTTGGACCACTTTGTCGCCCAGAACACCAACATGAAACTCACCTGCACCTATCTCCAGAAGTACTTCAAGGAGAATCCCTTACCTCAATACAAAGAAAGGGTCGTTGACCTATGA